The following is a genomic window from Desulfobulbaceae bacterium.
TACGATCCAAATCGTACTGCAAATATTGCATTAATTACCTATGCCGATGGAGAGAAAAGATACATTCTTTCACCCTTAGGAATGAAGGTAGGAGATAGTGTAATTTCAGGGGATCAAGTCGATGTTCAAATAGGAAATTGCATGCCCATGGGAAGTATGCCCCTTGGTAGTATCATACATAATGTTGAAATGAGGATAGGGAAAGGCGCGCAACTTGTTCGTAGCGCAGGTGTTTCTGCCCAACTCATGGCTAAGGAGGGTGAATATGTATTGATAAAACTCCCTTCAGGTGAAGTAAGAAAATTTCATAAGTTATGCCGAGCTTGTTTTGGGCAGTTGGGTAATGTAGAGTATGATGCCCAAAAACTTGGGAAAGCCGGCCGGAATCGCTGGAAGGGAAACCGACCCAAGGTTCGTGGTGTAGCAATGAATCCTCATGACCACCCGATGGGTGGAGGTGAAGGGAAAAGCTCTGGAGGAAGACATCCTTGCTCACCCTGGGGTATGCCATCTA
Proteins encoded in this region:
- the rplB gene encoding 50S ribosomal protein L2, which gives rise to MAIKTFNPTSPGRRNLALLVSPELSKSGPQKNLLSTLTKSGGRNNNGRITARHIGGGHKRKYRIIDFKRDKQNIPGKVSAIEYDPNRTANIALITYADGEKRYILSPLGMKVGDSVISGDQVDVQIGNCMPMGSMPLGSIIHNVEMRIGKGAQLVRSAGVSAQLMAKEGEYVLIKLPSGEVRKFHKLCRACFGQLGNVEYDAQKLGKAGRNRWKGNRPKVRGVAMNPHDHPMGGGEGKSSGGRHPCSPWGMPSKGFKTRKKKNSDKFIVTKRA